TCTATCTTCCATTTCTCAATTAGATAAACACTTTTTTCATATTCTGGTTTATCATAGAAACTTAAAGCAAATTTTACGAAATCCTTAACTTTCATCCAGTTAAAGAGTTCAACAGTTTGAGGTACATAACCGATTAAATTTTTCTCTGTTGCTCCAATTTTCATACTATCTTCTCCAAAAATTGACGATGAACCTTCAGTAGGAGTTAGAAAACCTAGACAAGTTTTGATGAGAGTACTTTTTCCAGCCCCATTACTGCCAACTAATCCTGTTATTACTCCTTTTTGAATTTCAATATTCACTTTGTTTAGAGCATTGTGTCCTTCAAATCTTTTTACTAAATCGGTTGTCTGCATTATTTTTTCCATTATTTCTCCTCATTGTATCTTTTGTGGATTAAACTTAAAAATTCATCTTTATTAAGACCAAGCTCGATAGAATGTGTTATCAAATCATCGATTTCTGGAATTATCATCTCAGCTATATTTTCATCTCTATTCTTCAACTCACAAACAGTCATACCGATTCCTCTTTGTCTATCTACAAATCCATCTTTTTCAAGCATGCTATAGCATTTTGAGATAGTCATAGGATTTACGGATAAATGAGTGGCGAGATTTCTTACAGAAGGAAGAGATTCTCCAGCTTTTAGTGATCCACTGCTTATTAACCTGATAAACTGGTTGTAAAGCTGTAAGTAAATTGGTTCAGTTGAACTTGTTTTTACTGTTAGCATGAATGTCGTATTTGTCATTTGTACTCCGTGTATCAGTGTATTACTATGATAATACAGTGTGATAATATTGTCAATAGAAGAATCTAAAAACTGAAGCAATAGAGATTTATTTTTTCAGTTTGACAAGTGATTTCTCAAAGAAAATCACACAATAAAGCAATAATCACTAAAATGGCACAGCCTTTGCAAAAGTAGAGTTCGTCGGAATGAAACTTCCGTAAAACTAAGATGGAGGACTCGCTATGAGTACCAGAATTAACCACAATCTGCTTTCAATGGGAGCTCAAAGATCACTGCATAAATCTCAATTAAGCATGGACACAGCGGTCGCAAGGCTTTCATCAGGGCTAAGAATAAATTATTCATGGGATGATCCGGCAGGTATTGCAGTTTCAGAAAAATTCAGGGCACAAATTTCCGGTATGGTTGAAGCAGAAAGGAATGCTAACTATGATATCAATCTATTAGCAACTGCTGAAGGAGCACTTTCTGTGATTGATGAAAAACTTATAAGAATGAGAGCTTTGGCTGTACAGGCTTCAAATGGTGCTTTGACTGATAAAGACAGGGAATTTCTTGATGTTGAATATCAACAATTAAAATCTGAGATTACAAGAATAGCCAAAGTTACGAACTATAACGATATCTACTTAATCGACGGTTCGCTTTCATCCACATCAAATGGTAATTCTTCAAAATCTGATTACGAAAGTAGAGCGTTGAAATTCCATATTGGAGCAAATAATAATCCATCTGAGGATTACTATTATGTAAATATAGCTGGAGCTACAGCTGAACATCTAGGTTTAAATGATTCCGATATTTTGGATACTGCCAATTCTCAAAATGCTATAGACTTAATTGACAGTGCTATTTCATCGAAAGATACTTCAAGAGCTTTTATCGGTGCTGTAGTGAATAGACTTCAAAGTACTATTCAAGAACTTCAAGTTTCCCATGAAAATGCTCAATCTTCTGAAAGTCAGATCCGTGATGCAGATATTGCCCAGGAAATGGCAAATTTTACCCGTGCACAAATATTGTTTAATTCAGGTATAAGCATGTTGTCACAGGCAAATCAATTACCACAAATGGTAGCCCAACTAATTGGATAAAGTAATATAAAGTTTAACAGTTTAACAGCTTAACAAATAGCCAATACTAAAAACACAGAGAGAAAAAAAATCTCTGAAGTGTAATCAAGGAAGGAGAGAAAGATGAGTACAAGAATCAACCACAACATTCTGTCTATGACGGCACAAAGGAATGTTGGAATGGCTCAGAGATCTCTTGACACTTCGGTAAACCGATTGTCTTCTGGACTGAGAATTAACAATTCTTGGGATGATGCAGCTGGATTAGCTGTGTCTGAGAAATTCAGAGCACAGATTTCGGGAATGGTCGAAGCTGAAAGAAATGCTAATTATAACATTAATCTTTTAGCTACCGCCGAAGGATCGCTTCAGGTCATAGACGAGAAGCTCGTCAGGATGAGAGCTCTGGCTGTCGAAGCATCTAATGGTGCATTGACATCTAAGGACAGAGAATTCATTGACGTTGAGTTCCAGCAACTCAAGTCAGAGATTACTAGGATTGCACAGGTAACCAACTACAACACCCAGAGACTTTTGGATGGTGGCGTTTCAGGTAGCACTTCTGCCTCTATGGGCGGGAACAAAATATCTACCGAACACGACGGACAATCCATTAAGTTCCATATCGGTGCTAACAATGTAGCTGGTGAGGATTACTACTATGTAAATATAGCTGGTGCTACCTCAGAAGCCTTAGGTTTATCGGACGCTAGTGTTACCAACACTGCAAATGCTCAAAATGCGATAGATCTGATTGACAGTGCGATCAACTCAAAAGACACAACCCGTGCGTTTATCGGGGCGGTAGTTGAGAGACTGCAGAATAATATTCTACAGCTTCAAATATCTCACGAGAATGCACAATCATCTGAGAGCCAGATCAGAGATGCAGACATTGCTGCTGAGATGACAGAATTTACCAGAGCCCAAATTCTGTTCAATTCCGGCATAAGTATGCTCTCGCAGGCTAACAACCTGCCGAACATGGTATCTCAGCTGATCGGTTAATTGACATACGTTCTGGGGATTAAGTTTAAACGCTCCTTTACTTAATTCCTTAGCCATTTTCCCCTTCTTTGTATTTGTACCGGGAAGCTCATCCGGTACGAATATAAATATTGGTTATTTGTTAAATTATTTTTCGAGGAAGAAAAATGAAGATCAATGAGCTTAAAATAAATCCTGTGGTAACCAGACGGTTACCTCAGGAAATTTTGAAAGAGCAAGCTGAAATTGTAAGTAAAAAAACTTCAAGTGAAGATACTCTTATAAAATCTGAACTAAGCAGTGAAGAATTACTAATCAAGAAAACAGATATTGTTCTTGAGAAAATTAAGGGAGCAGAAAACAAAAAATTAGAAGATATTAAACTAAAACTACAAAACGGATTTTATAACAGTGAAGAAGTTTTATCAAAAATTGCTGACAATATAATTGATGACCAGCTTTCACTATTAGAATCCTAATTTAGAAATCAAATCTTCTATCTCTTTCTTATCTTTTATTTTATCTTCCCCATAAGTCAGATAGTTTCTGAAATCATTAACAGCTCCCTCGAGCTGTTTTTGTTGTAAAAGTAACTTTCCTCTATTATAATAGGCATTATAGAATGATTTATCCAGCTTAAGAGTTAAGCCATAATTTTTTATCGCTTCATCAATCTTATTCAAATCTGTAAGTACTGAAGCTTTGTAATAATAAACCCTTGCATCTTCTGAATTCAAATACCCAGCCTTCTCATAATCATCCAGTGCTTGATTTAGCTTACCTAGATATTTGTATGATAATCCTCTATTTAAAAATAGTTGATACGATTTTGGTGATAGATCTATTAATGCAGAATAATCTGATATTGAAGAAGCATAATCTTTTTGGAAGAAGTATAGAAGTGCTCTTTTTGATAAATATTTAATTTCCTTTTCACTTTCATATAAATTGCTGTAATGAATTATAGCATTTTGAAAATCTTTCTTATTCTCATAAAATGTAGCCAGATAGGAATTAACATCAAAATTAAGAGGTTCTTGTTCCAAAATCTCATTGTATGCCTGTATCATCAATAAATCGTCTTTACCAGAAAAATAGACAGCTCTTTTTAATAAAAATTCAATCGCGGGTTTCTCTGTTTGAAATAGTTCATAATAAAGTTTATTCGCCTCGTTCCTTTTGCCTAAATTTATGTATGAATCTATTTTCAACTTTATTATTTCTGATTTTGATTTTTCTGCTTTATCAAGTGTCTCAATTATTTCAAGTGTATGGATATAATCTTTATTCTCAAAAGACTCATAAGCTTCTTTTATACTTTGACTTTTCAAAGAAACCAACAATAACAATACGATTACAACTATTCTCATTTTAAACCCTTTTTTAACACTTGACCATTATAAACTTTGAATAAACAATAATCAAGAATTTCTCATACTGAATATAAAATTTTTATTTTAACATTTTATTTAAAAAATCTATGTCAGATTTCAATTCCTTAATTTTAGATTCAATTTCTATTCTACTTAAGCTTGAGGTTACTTCATTGACACTGGGACTTAAATCGTATTTCTTACATAATTTTACAAGCTCACTATTACCCAGGCTATCGGGTGAAAATGAAGCTTGGTAAATAAAATCATTAATCTTATCCAAGAGACCATTGGAATTTTGCTTTATCGCAATACCATATTGATACTCAATATTGTCTATCTTAATGATTTTATATTTGTCTGTTTTGAAGTTTGATAAGGATTCAATAATGGCACAATCTTCGATATATGCTTCTGCTATTCCTAAATCAAGAAGCATTAAACATAAATTTCGATTTTTTTTGCTTAAAACTTTAGAATTTGGCAGAAAAACGTTTGCTGTTTTCTCTGAAACAGTTCCTTTAACTACGGTACACACTTTTTCTGAAATATCAGCAATACTATTTATATCACTGTTCGACCTAACCAAGATTGCTGGCTTTGTATAATAATACGGAATAGAAAAGTCAAGTAACTTTAGCCGATCCTTAGTTATTGTAAAGGTTGAGATTATTATGTCAACATCCCCTTTCAAAATATAAGAGACTCTATCCTCAAATTCATCTATAGTTACAAAAGAATAAGCCATATTAAGATATTTTGCGAGATTTATACCAATCTCCGTCTCAAAACCATCAGATGAAGAGATATAAAAAGGTTCATTTTCCTCAACAACTCCAATTTTTAGAGTATCCCTTACATTCTCCTTATCAAATGCGTACACTTGTATAATTATTACAATTAATATCAATATTTTATTCTGCATAATTTACCTATAGAATGAATAACCAATATTTAAGCCAAAAAGGAAGCTTCTTCTCTCACTGTATTCTATCATCGTAGTAATAGGTCCAATCAATGAATTGAAACTCAGATTTAAAGAATAACCAAAGTATAAACTCTCAAACTCTTCCTCACTTATCTCAAACTCCGTGTTAATTATGTCTTTGTCTGACAATTTCACAACATTAAAATTAGTAGACACAAAGAAGTTTCGATAAAATTCATACTCAACTCCAATCATATAAGAGATGAAACTCATTGCTGAAAATTCTGAAGTTTTGTAACCAGAAAGAGAAAAAGTATTTAATGGGGTTGAATAATTTCCTCCGATATAAAATAACTTATCTTCTGGAGGTAAATCCCAAAATATTGACCCAATATTGAATTTCTCAACGAAAGTAAGTACTTCTAGAAAATTCCTTCTTCTTTCCATTTTCAACCAACTTTGTAAATAATTACCATTTAGAAGATTCCCCTCAAAAAGCTCTCTTTCCACATCAAATTTATTATAAGATATTTCTGTTGAAAATTTCATTCCATTCCTGGCAAAAACAGTTCGATCCAAATTATCATATTCTATATTAAAAAAACCTGAATAAATATTTTCACTATTACTTAGTCTAATATTTTCTTCCGAACTGAGTATAAAATTCTTATGATTATAATCAATTCTCTGATATCTAAAACCAGTCCCCAATTGAAAAGAGTTCATAAAAATTGTCATAAACTTTGTTTCATTTGTGAATTTCTGGTAGTTCGCAGTCAAATAAATATCAGAAATGTCAGCTTCATCATCAGCAGGATTCAGATAAATATCAATATCTTGGTCTATATACTCAGCTATCAATCCGACGCCCAATTTTACAAGACTGAAATCACTTTGAACAAAATATGATGTTCTTATTCCGAAATCTTCTGATAATTTTAAATCTAGTTTAAGCTCTGAACCTTTCATCAATTGATTTCTTATTGTTAGATTAAATAAACCAGAAGCTTCATATTCAGAGTCGTAATGAAAGCCAGCCTTAATTGCATTATTTTCTTTCTCTTCAACAATAATATTTAAAGTATAACTATCATCATTTTCTATAAGCTTATAATAAACACTCTCAAAAAAACCACTGGCGTATACTCTGTTGATAGCTTCCTTAATTTCTGAAATTGATAATATATCATTTGGATCAATTTGTAATTTACTTAATATTAACTGTCTGCTGACTCCATCTAATCCTGTATAACTAATTTTGCTAATCTTATATTCTTCATCACAATTTATCAATTCATCATTATCTTCATTATTTGAGTTTTGAATTTTTGCCAATTTTTTAAAAATGGATATATACCTCTCCCCTTCTTTATATCCAGTTGCCAAAATACTATCTGCATCAGAAAAACTTGTTGAATTATAGCCATCAATATTTGGCTCGATCAATATATCTGCTTTTAAACGTGATTCTTTGACTTTATTTGCTCCATATAGAGAAACGGATTGCTCCATTATTCGAAGCATCGTATTTAACTCATCTTTTGAATAAAGTGGAGCACCAACATCTACAGCAATAATAATATCAGCTCCCATATCTATTGCAATTTCCACTGGAAGATTATCTGCAACACCGCCATCAACAAGTAATTTATCTTCTATTGAAACGGGGTTAAAAGCGGAAGGAATTGACATCGTGGATCTTAGAATTTGAGGTAAGAAACCATGCTTGAATACAACTTCCTTTCCAGTGGCAATGTCAGTAGAAACAATTCGGAGAGGAATTGGAAAATCATCAAAATTGCTGACATTATGATAAGGAATTGTTAATTCTGAAAGATAATTAACCAGTAAGTGTCCAGAAATCAAACCTTTTGGTAACGAAACAGTGGTTCCTTCAATTGGTAAACTGACAAAATATCTTACATCATCATCACGATCATCAATAGATTTTGAATACCTTGGCAATTCATCTTTCAAAATATCAAACCATTTCGTATTCCTCGCGATTGAGTCTAATTGATTGGCATTATAGCCAATAGAATACAAAGCTGAAATTATTCCACCCATGCTTGTTCCAGCAATATAATCAATCTTTAGCCCTGATTCTTCAATCGCTTTTATTACTCCGATATGTGCAAGACCTTTAGCCCCTCCTCCGCTTAAAACAAGTCCGATTTTAGGAGTTTTTGTAGCAAAAGAAAGTTGCACTAAAAAAAGAATCAGAAAAAGCCACCTGTACATTCATCACCCTTTATTAGATATAATGAAAGATATTTTAGATATATTGTTTAATCAAGTTTTTTCAACAGATCTCTTATTCCGGATCTGATTCCCCTTAACTTCAAATTATTTGCCAGAACAACTCCAAAAAGAATTAGAAGAATCCCAATAATTTTCTGTGTTGAAAAAGTCTCACCGATTATGAAAAACGAAAGAATCATTGCAAAAACTGGTTCTGTTAGATACACAATCCCGGCAACAGTTGGATCTACTTTCTTTTGAGCTATAAATTGTAAAGCGAATGGAAGCAGTGTGCACATTATTCCGAGCCACATAATATTAAAAATAATTTCAGAGTCAAATATTAAAGAGACCTCCGGTAGTGTTTCGTTGGTGAAAATAAACTTTCCAATTAAAACGATGAAACTCGCAAAAAAGCTCATGGAGAATTGCATAAACACAAGCCCATATACATTCTCCTTTCTTGTATAATGACCTATGAAAAATATCTGAAAGGCAAATAAAAAACCACAAATCAACGTAATTAAATCCCCTCTGTTCATTGAAAAACTTGCTAAATCAGTAAATGAAAGAAAATATACTCCTAATACAGAAATAAGGACTGAACTTATTATACTCCTTTTAATTTTTCTTTTCCAAAAAAAATATTCAAGTAATGGTACATACAATACATATGTCGCACTCAAAAATGCTGAATTTGAAGGAGTTGTATATTTTAAACCTAAAAACTGAACAATTAACGTTAGTCCATTTATTAACCCGATGATTGAGCCCCTTCTAAATAGCGTTTTGCTAAGTTTTATCTTTTTACTGTAAAAAGCTGTAAAAAGAACCAAAGCTATGAAAAACCTAGCAGTTACTATCATTTCAGGAGAAAAATTATCAAGTAATAACTTACCAAAAATAAACGAACTTCCCCACAAAAAGCTTATCAAGAACAATATTAACATTCACTCCTCCTTTCAAGAGACTGGAATATAATTCTTAAAACCTAAGTTTCAAGTGAAATATGTTTTTAACAATAAATAGATAATCGAATCTGATTAAAATTGTTTTATTAAATTTTTAATAAAATAAACCAAAAAATTAGTTTTTTGCTGATTATTAACTCAATATTCCCAGTTCAATTTTTAGAGTTATATGATATCAGTTTAAAATGATCTGAGAATGTAAACTAACTAATAAAAAAGTCCTGTCAGCGGGGTGCACAAACAGGACTCTTTTGGGTTGACTATTTTAAGAGCAACATTGAAGAGGTGAGGGAACCTCCATTATATGATACTCTATAGTAATAGATGCCGCTATTACAATTATTCAGATTCAATTTCAATCTGTTTATACCTTTTACAAGCTTATTATTTTCGTAAGTTCTAATATTTTGTCCCTGAGTATTAAATATTTCAACTTTAAAATCACCTCTTGATGAGGCTGAGAAAAATTCTAAAGTAGTTTCAGGATTAAAAGGATTTGGATAATTTTTTACTAAGTTGAAATCCATCAGTGGTTCATCTCCAGACGAAACCGTCTCATTATTCATAACTCCAATTGCATCAAGATCAAAACCAGCAGCACCACTTCCTGGATATGGATCATATATAATATTTCCAAAACTGTCTGTTGTATTACCATCACCAACAATATCGATGACTTTGACATATTTAATATTCTGTAAATTTATTGATCCACTAGTTACTTCAGGCTTGTTTTTTAGAACCTCAAGATCAAATGGAGTTCCATAACCTTGCATATATTTACCTGCAATTTGTCCTATACTTTCTGCAAGCGGTACTTCATCACCGATATATGAACAGTCGAATTCAACAAAATTTTCACCATCACTACTTACTGCAATTTTTGCAAGTTCAAGATATGTTGCAGCAAAACCATTTTCAAAAACACAAAAATCAAATCCATCACCATTTACTATGGATGGTTCAAATTCTAGAACAATATTTCCACCCTCGCCAAGACAAACAATTTCCATTGATGTCCCTTCTGCTTGTCCTAAAGCCTTTTCTGGTGTTTGCCACTGAGGATCTACATTAGCTCCGTAATTTACAGAATGAACAGAAGTCGCCCAGCTTAGAATTTCTGAATCGTTTTTATAAACTGCTGTGGAACCGTCCATACCTGCTTGCGGGGCATAAGCTTCTCTTACATCATAAATATTTGTGAAAATTTTGTCGCTAATTTCAGATTTTGCAAAAACTTTTATTAATCCAGTATCACTGAGAGTAACAGTTGAATTGCTTATCCAATTTTCTGGTTCAGACGCATTTAAATCAGATGAAACACCTGTAAAAATATTAGAAGATGGATCAAAATTTAAAACAGCATTTTTATGAATGATAGAAAGTGCTGGAGCTTGTGGATATACATCTTGAACAATTTTTTTTGCTTCTGCTAAGCCGAAGTAGTAAGCATCAGCTTGAAAAATAGAGATTGAACTATTGTATGAACCATTAGCTTTCACATATCCAAACCAATCACCCATTTCTCCACAACCCAAACCAATATAATCGTAATTTATATCAGTTCCGATATTTCCATTCCAAATAGCTGTATATGAATATGTTCCATTTCCGTTAAAAAATACATTGTTAGAATCATCAGTTTCTACATCGTAGGCAGATTCTTCCAGTGAAGATAATATTTCACCATCTCCTAATGATAAGAAGGATTCTCCAAAAGCTGAAACTATTTGCTCTCTAGAAAATTTATAAAGAGATAATTCTCCTGCATAATAGATATTACCAGAAGAATCGACTGCCAGACCGCATGAAAACCCACCAGTTTCGATAATCTTGTCATGATTGCCATTAGGATCTAAAAGCCAAATAGAATTACCAGATTCTCCATTTAAACCTGAAATGAAATATTCATCACCATATTTTTCACAATCAAAATTACCAGTAAACTGACAAACTAATTGGTAGAGGTTTGATGCTACATCATACTCATAAATTCTGTCATCAGTGTTTCCTGTAGAAGTAAATCCTAATATAATTTTATTATCATCAATAAATACAAAACTACCAAATACTCCAGAACCAAAATAGTCTTCTGGTAGATCAAACTCGGTAATGTCGCTATTCGATCTATTATATTTAACTAGTTTGTTGCTTGCTACAGCCCAGATAAAATCGTCTGAAACATCAAAACCACTGATGTAGTAATCGTTGAGTAGATCTGTTGTTTCAAATCCACTAACTGATGAATCGAAAAAAGATTGTGAATATGCCGAGACAACCACAAGCACAAGCATAATCATTACAAGATACTTCATACCATTCCTCTCTGTAATTATGCTCTTCAACTGGATATAATGAAACAAAATTAATTTGTACATCACCTCATCCGCGAAGATGCAAACCTTTTGTTTGTTTATGACCTCCAAAGACCCGGCTTATTACCCTTCTGGTACATCACGGTTGCGCGTCAGCTCCTGAATTTCACAGGATTCCATGCAGGTCACACCGTACGTGACAGGAGAAAATTATGTACTTAATTCTATAATGTCAATAAATTTTTTATTTGATTATTTTATGTGTTTAATTAGAGTTGAAAGATTTTTTAGTGTACTTTTTCTAAATAATGTATTATACTCTTCACTGAGTTTGATGGGAGTGGTTTACAAAGTGATCTAATAGATCAATAGTAAACTTTATAAGCTCATAGAGATTTTCCGGTCAGATTCTCTTTAAAATGGCTTTTTTTGTCTTAGATTAAAACTATAGTCAATATGATTTTAAGTTCGATCAAAAATAAGTATAATAATTAAATATAAGCTTGGACCGGCTTTGATGTTTTTCAAAGAGAGCTAAGTTAAAAGTGAAACTGGATATTTTGCTATCTTGTAGATAGTTTTTTTAGTTTCAATATTAAAGGAGATCTATGTCTTTTGAAAAACTAGGGCTTAAGCCTGAAATATTAAATGCAGTAACAGCTCAAGGGTATTCTGAAGCGACACCAATTCAAATGCAAGCCATACCTGAGATTTTAAAGGGTAAGGATGTTTTGGCTGGAGCACAAACCGGTACAGGTAAAACAGCAGCTTTTGCTCTTCCAATCCTCAATATATTGAGTGATACTCCAAATTCTGGTAGAGCCCCAAGAGCATTGATTTTAACACCAACTAGAGAGTTAGCCGCACAAATCTATGATTGTATTGAGCATTATAGCCGCTATTTAACAATTAAATGTGCAGTTATTTTTGGTGGAGTAAGCCTTAGACCACAGATAGAGCAGTTGAAGACTGGTATAGATATCTTAGTTGCTACACCAGGAAGATTGATCGATCATGTGATGAAGAGAACTCTCAATCTTTCAAAAGTTGAGATCTTTGTTTTAGATGAAGCAGATAGAATGCTGGATATGGGATTTATACATGATATCAGAAAAATTATTCCAATGCTTCCAGCTAAAAGACAAAATCTTCTTTTCTCTGCTACATATACTAAAGAGATAAAAGTTTTAGCTGATAAGATTTTGACTAGACCTGTGTCAATTGAGGTTGATACAGAAAATAGTGCTGTTGATAAAATTGATCAGATAATACATCCTGTTGAGAGAGCAGAAAAGAAAGATTTGTTGGCTCATCTTATTACTAGTGAAGAGTGGAAACAGGTTTTAGTTTTTACAAGAACAAAACATGGTGCAAATAGATTAGCTACTCAGCTCAATAGTAAAAAAATTAATGCTGTTGCTATTCATGGCAATAAGAGTCAAAGTGCTCGTACTGAAGCTCTTTCTGGTTTCAAAGGTGGAAAAATCACTGTTTTAGTTGCAACAGATATAGCTGCTAGAGGTATTGATATTTCACTACTTCCACATGTTGTAAATTATGATCTTCCAGAAATTGCTGAAAACTATATTCATAGAATTGGTAGAACTGGTAGAGCTGGAGCAAATGGTAAAGCTGTTTCTTTAGTTTGTCCTGAAGATCACAAAGAGCTAAAGCAAATTCAGAAATTGCTAGGTTGTTCTATTGATGTTCAGAAAATTGCTGGATTTGATGCTGATCTGAGTTTAATTCCTGATAAACCTAAAAGAGAGTATACTTTTAACAGGAATAGAGAAAGAGAAGCTGCTGAAAGTATGATAAAAGGAGAAGCTCCGAAAGATAATTTTGCAGTTAAACCAGCTAAAAAGAGGGAAAATTTCAACTTTTCATCAAAGGAAGATAGATTTGCTGAAAAGAGAGATGATCAACCTAGAGGTCGAGGTCGATTTGTTAAGGATAGTGAGAAAACTGGTGATCAACCTAAAAACCAAGGAAGATTTTCAAAGGATAGAAGAGTTTCTCCATCTCAAAAAGAGGAGATACCTAAAATAAGAGTTTTTGATTCAAATGATATAAAGGGTGAAGTTGAAAAGAGAAAACCAACTTCAAATAGAAGCAGT
This region of Candidatus Delongbacteria bacterium genomic DNA includes:
- a CDS encoding T9SS type A sorting domain-containing protein, whose protein sequence is MYKLILFHYIQLKSIITERNGMKYLVMIMLVLVVVSAYSQSFFDSSVSGFETTDLLNDYYISGFDVSDDFIWAVASNKLVKYNRSNSDITEFDLPEDYFGSGVFGSFVFIDDNKIILGFTSTGNTDDRIYEYDVASNLYQLVCQFTGNFDCEKYGDEYFISGLNGESGNSIWLLDPNGNHDKIIETGGFSCGLAVDSSGNIYYAGELSLYKFSREQIVSAFGESFLSLGDGEILSSLEESAYDVETDDSNNVFFNGNGTYSYTAIWNGNIGTDINYDYIGLGCGEMGDWFGYVKANGSYNSSISIFQADAYYFGLAEAKKIVQDVYPQAPALSIIHKNAVLNFDPSSNIFTGVSSDLNASEPENWISNSTVTLSDTGLIKVFAKSEISDKIFTNIYDVREAYAPQAGMDGSTAVYKNDSEILSWATSVHSVNYGANVDPQWQTPEKALGQAEGTSMEIVCLGEGGNIVLEFEPSIVNGDGFDFCVFENGFAATYLELAKIAVSSDGENFVEFDCSYIGDEVPLAESIGQIAGKYMQGYGTPFDLEVLKNKPEVTSGSINLQNIKYVKVIDIVGDGNTTDSFGNIIYDPYPGSGAAGFDLDAIGVMNNETVSSGDEPLMDFNLVKNYPNPFNPETTLEFFSASSRGDFKVEIFNTQGQNIRTYENNKLVKGINRLKLNLNNCNSGIYYYRVSYNGGSLTSSMLLLK
- a CDS encoding DEAD/DEAH box helicase is translated as MSFEKLGLKPEILNAVTAQGYSEATPIQMQAIPEILKGKDVLAGAQTGTGKTAAFALPILNILSDTPNSGRAPRALILTPTRELAAQIYDCIEHYSRYLTIKCAVIFGGVSLRPQIEQLKTGIDILVATPGRLIDHVMKRTLNLSKVEIFVLDEADRMLDMGFIHDIRKIIPMLPAKRQNLLFSATYTKEIKVLADKILTRPVSIEVDTENSAVDKIDQIIHPVERAEKKDLLAHLITSEEWKQVLVFTRTKHGANRLATQLNSKKINAVAIHGNKSQSARTEALSGFKGGKITVLVATDIAARGIDISLLPHVVNYDLPEIAENYIHRIGRTGRAGANGKAVSLVCPEDHKELKQIQKLLGCSIDVQKIAGFDADLSLIPDKPKREYTFNRNREREAAESMIKGEAPKDNFAVKPAKKRENFNFSSKEDRFAEKRDDQPRGRGRFVKDSEKTGDQPKNQGRFSKDRRVSPSQKEEIPKIRVFDSNDIKGEVEKRKPTSNRSSSSSKPKSSNSRYGGSKKTNDGNKKRTYSRTRS